A single window of Magnetococcus marinus MC-1 DNA harbors:
- a CDS encoding MBOAT family O-acyltransferase, which yields MIFNSVTYLLFLPLVALLYWVLPRQPRLWLLFLGSISFYGFWRVEFIPLMLASTLVDYLAGLYIYAHNEPWKRKLGLWFSLLTNLGLLFYFKYLFFVVDNLHDVFSWFGSDFHTPALSIILPLGISFYTFQTISYSVDVYRGFIKPERHFVLYGCFVTFFPQLVAGPVLRAKEVIPQLDVRPSWSMDIFVSGIKRVLLGLFLKVVLADNLAPLVDDGFAQPSATLSAIDVLTLAYLFGFQIYFDFAGYSHIAIGSARMMGITFPENFNFPYIAHSPKTFWKRWHISLSSWIRDYLYFPLARVVVQDRSTGGLAVTTDSLPSRNLYASLFLTWAIMGLWHGAAWTFMVWGLLHAVWIALYRLGHHLFDGWSMPLRHGLGWIITLSLVMLSWIPFRAESLAHTWTLYAHLLQPRDYLWLGMRENTYLIAALLLMGFLISYAVYTVVWPYVLKHGRRVLPLMLESLFLAVVMGLVFIFLRPISQFIYFQF from the coding sequence ATGATTTTTAACTCGGTTACCTATCTTCTTTTCCTTCCTCTTGTCGCTCTACTTTACTGGGTATTACCTCGTCAGCCACGTTTATGGTTGCTGTTTCTGGGCAGCATCTCCTTTTATGGATTTTGGCGCGTTGAATTTATTCCGTTAATGCTCGCTTCAACCCTAGTGGACTATTTGGCCGGCCTTTATATCTATGCCCATAATGAACCTTGGAAACGAAAATTGGGACTTTGGTTCAGCCTTTTGACCAACCTTGGCTTGCTCTTTTATTTTAAATACCTCTTTTTTGTCGTCGATAATTTGCATGATGTCTTCTCTTGGTTTGGCAGCGATTTCCACACGCCCGCTCTATCCATTATCTTACCGTTGGGAATCAGTTTTTATACTTTTCAAACCATTAGTTACAGCGTTGATGTGTATCGAGGGTTTATCAAACCAGAACGTCATTTTGTGCTCTATGGATGTTTTGTAACCTTTTTCCCACAGCTGGTAGCCGGACCGGTATTACGCGCCAAAGAGGTCATTCCACAGCTTGATGTTCGGCCCTCTTGGTCGATGGATATTTTTGTCAGTGGGATCAAACGGGTCTTGCTTGGCCTGTTTCTCAAGGTTGTGTTGGCGGATAATCTGGCCCCCTTGGTCGATGATGGTTTTGCGCAACCAAGTGCAACACTTAGCGCCATAGATGTACTGACGCTTGCCTATCTATTTGGTTTTCAGATCTATTTTGATTTTGCTGGTTATTCCCATATCGCCATTGGTTCTGCACGAATGATGGGTATTACCTTCCCGGAAAACTTTAACTTTCCTTACATCGCCCACTCGCCCAAAACCTTTTGGAAGCGCTGGCATATCTCTTTATCCAGCTGGATACGCGACTATCTCTATTTTCCCTTGGCCAGGGTCGTGGTGCAAGATCGCTCTACCGGGGGTTTGGCCGTAACGACTGACTCCCTACCCAGTCGTAATCTATACGCCAGCCTTTTCCTGACTTGGGCGATCATGGGGCTTTGGCACGGTGCTGCTTGGACATTCATGGTTTGGGGGTTGTTACACGCGGTGTGGATTGCGCTCTATCGCCTTGGGCACCACCTGTTTGATGGGTGGTCTATGCCACTGCGGCATGGGCTTGGTTGGATCATCACCTTGTCACTGGTCATGCTGAGCTGGATTCCCTTTCGGGCCGAGAGTCTGGCACACACCTGGACGCTTTATGCCCACCTGTTGCAACCAAGGGATTATCTCTGGCTGGGTATGCGTGAGAACACCTATTTGATTGCGGCCCTGCTACTCATGGGCTTTTTGATCAGTTACGCGGTTTATACCGTGGTATGGCCTTATGTGTTGAAACACGGCAGGAGAGTGCTACCGTTGATGCTGGAATCGCTTTTCCTGGCTGTGGTGATGGGGCTGGTATTCATTTTTCTGCGCCCCATCAGCCAGTTTATCTATTTTCAATTTTAA
- a CDS encoding DUF1538 domain-containing protein: MSRSWFVPLLWLKDAARDLLPIVLVIAFFQGVVLHKPLPNPGDMLTGLIMVLLGLTFFVRGLEMGLFPIGESMAHNLAYKGNAFWLILFAFLLGFATTVAEPALIAVAAEAADVAATGGAIENSPTSMTRYAWGLRLSVALSVGFAIVLGVVRIIKGWPLHYLIIAGYMLVVAMTFIAPEAIIGIAFDSGGVTTSTVTVPLVTALGVGLASVIHGRNPMIDGFGLIAFASLLPILFVMLYGTIVMGVG, encoded by the coding sequence ATGTCACGCTCTTGGTTTGTCCCCCTACTCTGGCTCAAAGACGCCGCCCGTGATCTGCTGCCCATCGTCCTAGTCATCGCCTTTTTCCAGGGCGTGGTGCTGCATAAACCCCTGCCCAACCCCGGCGATATGCTAACCGGCTTGATCATGGTCTTGCTGGGCTTGACCTTCTTTGTGCGCGGTCTGGAGATGGGGCTGTTTCCCATCGGCGAAAGTATGGCCCATAACCTGGCCTATAAGGGCAACGCCTTCTGGTTAATCCTGTTTGCCTTTCTGTTGGGCTTTGCCACCACCGTGGCTGAACCAGCGCTCATTGCGGTGGCCGCCGAGGCCGCCGATGTGGCCGCAACCGGGGGTGCCATTGAAAATAGCCCCACAAGCATGACCCGCTACGCCTGGGGCTTGCGCCTAAGTGTGGCATTGTCGGTGGGATTTGCCATCGTCTTGGGGGTAGTGCGCATCATCAAAGGGTGGCCCCTGCACTACCTGATTATAGCCGGATATATGCTGGTGGTGGCCATGACCTTTATTGCCCCCGAGGCGATCATCGGCATCGCCTTTGACTCTGGCGGAGTGACCACCTCCACCGTCACCGTACCGCTGGTGACGGCGCTGGGGGTGGGGTTGGCCTCGGTTATCCATGGCCGTAACCCCATGATTGATGGCTTTGGCTTAATCGCCTTTGCCAGTCTACTACCCATCCTGTTTGTGATGCTCTACGGTACCATTGTCATGGGGGTAGGTTAA
- a CDS encoding glutamate--cysteine ligase: MSAIDLATPVTRFDQLVTYLEAGCTPKEQWRIGTEHEKFGFRKRDLTPIPYEGEAGIGRLLNSMADRYGWQRVEEDGHVIALIKDGASVTLEPGGQLELSGAPLQTIHETQDEINEHLHQLGELCQDMDMAFFGLGVQPKWRFDDIPWMPKGRYRIMRDYLPSRGHLSLDMMARTCTVQANFDFSSEADMVNKFRLSMALQPLTMALFANSPFLEGKPNGFLSYRGEIWRHTDPDRCGWLPFVFEEGFGFARYAEYALDCPMLFLYEKGVYGSGGGVPFRAFMEGKHPAKPGVYPTLGDWQTHLSTLFPDVRLKHYLELRGADAGNSSSLCAMPALWKGLLHDETALLAAWDRVKRWSHEERDRIHQETPRLALQTLTPEGISFRALGLSVLEIARASLHRQGERNANGCDESIFLDPLFITVENNQTPAERLLEAYKGRWRGAVEPLFWEEEFESFYAECTKKA; this comes from the coding sequence ATGAGTGCCATTGATCTTGCAACCCCTGTAACCCGATTTGATCAGCTGGTCACCTATTTGGAGGCAGGCTGTACGCCAAAAGAGCAGTGGCGAATTGGCACGGAACATGAAAAATTTGGCTTTCGTAAGCGAGACCTTACGCCCATTCCCTACGAGGGTGAAGCTGGCATCGGGCGGCTGCTCAACAGCATGGCCGACCGCTATGGTTGGCAGCGTGTTGAAGAGGATGGCCATGTCATCGCCCTCATTAAGGATGGTGCTTCGGTCACCCTGGAGCCGGGTGGTCAGTTAGAGCTCTCGGGGGCGCCTCTGCAAACCATCCATGAGACCCAAGATGAGATCAACGAGCATCTACACCAGTTGGGCGAGCTGTGCCAAGATATGGATATGGCCTTTTTTGGTCTAGGGGTACAGCCCAAGTGGCGCTTTGACGATATTCCCTGGATGCCCAAAGGGCGCTACCGGATCATGCGCGACTATCTGCCCAGCAGGGGCCACCTGAGCCTGGATATGATGGCGCGTACCTGTACGGTGCAGGCCAATTTTGATTTTTCTAGCGAAGCGGATATGGTCAACAAGTTTCGTTTATCCATGGCCCTGCAACCGCTCACCATGGCGCTGTTTGCCAATTCGCCCTTTTTAGAGGGTAAACCCAACGGCTTCCTCTCCTATCGGGGGGAGATTTGGCGGCATACCGACCCAGATCGCTGTGGCTGGTTGCCCTTTGTCTTTGAAGAGGGTTTTGGGTTTGCCCGCTATGCGGAGTATGCCCTGGACTGTCCCATGCTGTTCCTTTATGAAAAGGGGGTATATGGTTCAGGTGGGGGTGTGCCCTTCCGCGCTTTCATGGAGGGTAAACATCCTGCAAAACCCGGTGTTTATCCTACTCTTGGAGATTGGCAAACCCATCTTTCAACGCTGTTTCCCGATGTACGTTTAAAGCATTATCTGGAACTGCGTGGGGCCGATGCCGGTAACTCCAGCAGCCTATGCGCCATGCCGGCCCTATGGAAGGGCTTGTTGCACGATGAAACCGCCTTGCTGGCCGCTTGGGACCGGGTCAAACGCTGGAGCCATGAAGAACGGGACCGCATTCATCAAGAGACCCCCCGCCTTGCCCTACAGACCCTTACACCCGAGGGGATCAGCTTTCGCGCTTTGGGTTTATCGGTGTTGGAGATCGCCCGGGCCAGTTTACATCGGCAGGGCGAGCGCAATGCCAATGGCTGTGATGAGTCGATCTTTCTTGATCCTTTGTTTATCACAGTGGAGAACAACCAAACCCCTGCGGAACGTCTGTTGGAGGCCTATAAAGGGCGCTGGAGAGGCGCGGTAGAGCCCCTGTTTTGGGAGGAGGAGTTTGAGTCCTTCTACGCCGAATGCACCAAAAAAGCATAA
- a CDS encoding TIGR04211 family SH3 domain-containing protein codes for MGSLRPSTKRLASLLLTTLFVVGFGISSSAATRYVTDEFRIMMRGGAGNQFRILQVLKSGEGVEILEKGDQGWDRVRSSSGRDGWVLRRYLSEQPAARTLLDQAVAQKDQALRDRDGLQEQLAELRGQLINQRRLESELMHIKRISKNALELEKINQTLEQRVAALEQELQTVTADKRVLEKSSETQFFLSGAVVLTLGMIAGAILRRRGKQTPYDALM; via the coding sequence ATGGGCTCACTACGGCCATCGACTAAAAGGCTTGCCTCCTTACTGCTCACCACACTGTTTGTGGTGGGTTTTGGCATCTCATCCTCTGCGGCCACCCGCTACGTTACCGACGAATTCCGCATTATGATGCGGGGCGGTGCCGGCAACCAATTTCGCATTCTCCAGGTGCTTAAATCGGGCGAAGGGGTGGAGATCCTGGAAAAAGGCGACCAAGGCTGGGATCGCGTGCGTAGCAGCAGTGGCCGCGATGGCTGGGTGTTGCGCCGCTATCTCTCTGAACAACCCGCGGCCCGTACCCTGCTGGACCAGGCGGTGGCCCAAAAAGATCAGGCCCTGCGCGATCGCGATGGTCTACAAGAACAGTTAGCCGAACTGCGCGGTCAATTGATTAATCAACGCCGTTTAGAGTCGGAGCTGATGCACATTAAGCGGATCTCTAAAAATGCCCTGGAGTTGGAAAAGATCAACCAAACCCTAGAACAGCGCGTCGCCGCTCTGGAACAGGAACTACAGACCGTCACCGCCGATAAACGGGTGCTGGAAAAAAGCTCAGAAACCCAATTTTTTCTCTCCGGTGCCGTGGTGCTAACCCTGGGCATGATTGCCGGAGCCATCTTGCGGCGGCGCGGTAAACAGACCCCCTACGATGCGCTGATGTAA
- a CDS encoding glutathione S-transferase N-terminal domain-containing protein produces the protein MRLFYSPTSPYARKVRLLILEKGLQDQIDMVVVLPMEDNRGVTPLNPLGKIPTLETADGQGLYDSPVICAYLDTLNQTPQLIPSGAERWSVLRQEALTDGLLDTALVLVKEYLRPEEMQSSQWLAHWHGTIQRTLDHLEQQQPAYQGTLTLAQLALGATLGYLDFRLPQLAWRQQRPQLQQWYTELAQRPSMLATCPPTS, from the coding sequence ATGCGCCTGTTCTACTCACCCACCTCGCCTTATGCACGCAAGGTACGTCTGCTTATTCTGGAAAAGGGCTTGCAGGATCAGATCGACATGGTTGTGGTGCTACCCATGGAGGATAACCGTGGGGTGACCCCCCTAAATCCTTTGGGTAAGATACCCACCCTGGAAACGGCGGATGGGCAGGGACTTTATGACAGTCCGGTCATCTGCGCCTATCTGGACACGCTTAACCAGACGCCGCAGTTGATACCCAGTGGCGCGGAGCGTTGGTCGGTGTTACGCCAGGAGGCACTGACCGATGGGCTATTGGATACCGCCTTGGTACTGGTTAAAGAGTATCTGCGTCCAGAGGAGATGCAATCAAGCCAATGGCTTGCACACTGGCATGGGACCATTCAGCGCACCTTGGATCACCTGGAGCAGCAGCAGCCCGCCTATCAAGGCACGCTCACGCTGGCACAGCTGGCCCTGGGGGCGACTTTGGGATATCTGGATTTTCGTCTGCCCCAACTGGCGTGGCGACAGCAGCGCCCTCAATTGCAGCAATGGTATACCGAGCTGGCCCAGCGCCCCAGCATGCTGGCCACCTGCCCGCCGACCAGCTAG
- the argB gene encoding acetylglutamate kinase, translated as MPMRNQVEKVKVLIEALPYMRRFEGKTFVIKYGGNAMVDEDLKSAFAQDVILMRQVGINPIIVHGGGPQIGLIMKRMGLEPKFIDGLRVTDEDTMSVVEMVLAGKVNKDIVNLINLNGGRAAGLSGKDGYTIQARKRTHVRKGPDVQVPEIIDLGWVGDVERIETNLLDRFRASDIIPVVAPVGVGANGETYNINADSVAGHIAIAMQAEKLILLTDVPGVQDKNGTLINQIDETDVDKLIRNGTVTGGMIPKLETCRTAHTGGVNASHIIDGRVEHALLLEIFTDSGIGTVLR; from the coding sequence ATGCCCATGCGTAACCAAGTGGAAAAGGTCAAGGTTCTCATAGAAGCGCTACCTTACATGCGTCGATTTGAGGGTAAGACCTTCGTGATCAAATATGGCGGTAATGCCATGGTGGATGAAGATCTCAAGAGCGCGTTTGCCCAGGATGTCATTTTAATGCGTCAGGTGGGCATCAACCCCATCATTGTGCACGGTGGTGGTCCGCAGATTGGTTTGATAATGAAGCGCATGGGTTTGGAGCCCAAGTTTATTGACGGCCTGCGTGTGACCGATGAAGACACCATGAGTGTGGTTGAAATGGTGTTGGCGGGCAAGGTTAATAAGGATATTGTCAATTTGATCAATCTGAATGGGGGCCGTGCGGCGGGTTTGTCGGGTAAGGATGGTTATACCATTCAGGCGCGTAAGCGCACCCATGTGCGCAAGGGTCCGGATGTGCAGGTTCCGGAGATTATTGATCTGGGTTGGGTGGGGGATGTGGAGCGAATTGAGACCAATCTTTTGGATCGGTTTCGGGCTTCGGACATTATCCCGGTGGTGGCTCCGGTGGGGGTGGGTGCCAATGGTGAGACGTACAACATTAACGCCGATTCGGTGGCGGGTCACATCGCCATCGCGATGCAGGCGGAGAAGTTGATTTTGCTTACTGATGTTCCTGGGGTGCAGGATAAAAACGGCACGCTGATCAATCAGATTGATGAAACGGATGTGGATAAGCTGATTCGCAATGGCACGGTGACGGGGGGCATGATTCCCAAGTTAGAGACCTGCCGCACGGCCCATACGGGGGGTGTTAATGCCAGCCATATTATTGATGGCCGCGTGGAACACGCCCTGCTGTTGGAGATCTTCACCGACAGCGGCATCGGTACCGTGCTGCGTTAG
- a CDS encoding potassium channel protein yields MVLSRRQRGPIKTLFFHLLEDPSSRARNAFSLLMMLVVFASLIAMTLETDPDLTLEEQLFFDFLDHAFNIIFLMEYMLRWWVCSDFLVDFEESFQRQRRMSHRRKHHQALFKALRAAFRPKLLWMRKPLSIIDLLAILPIFRAFRLLRILRVLRILKLFRYSKRLTFFSSVIAERSFELTSLFTLAAVVLGMVTLAFFMAERGHNPDITNLWDALYWTMITITTVGYGDISPATDGGRMVAITGTIVGIWVTVLMTSIIVSALTERIFELKEQRMERQIEKLRDHFIICGLNLIGQAICQTLQAENRPFCVIDREQALVDEAMRKGWNAMRGDVSDETTWIRAGLIRAHSVISAIHDEATNVYLILNIRETRPSKDCYIIVAASTETSIKRLMKVGANRAISPLFDGGQYMAYTAMRPTALRFFDLALHRAHTDLEIEELMVPANSSFANVSLRDSQIGNTYNVIVLGHLRNGEMHFNPNGHYVIQGGDLLVCTGHLDDLERLKQAIDE; encoded by the coding sequence ATGGTTTTGTCCCGTCGCCAACGTGGTCCCATTAAAACCCTATTCTTTCACCTCCTGGAAGATCCTTCCAGTCGTGCCCGCAATGCATTTAGCTTGTTGATGATGTTGGTGGTGTTTGCCTCGTTGATCGCCATGACGCTGGAGACGGACCCCGACCTTACCTTGGAAGAACAGCTCTTTTTCGATTTTTTAGACCACGCTTTTAATATCATCTTTTTAATGGAATATATGTTGCGCTGGTGGGTCTGTAGCGATTTTCTGGTCGATTTTGAGGAATCTTTTCAGCGTCAACGACGTATGAGTCATCGTCGCAAACATCATCAAGCTCTCTTCAAAGCTTTGCGCGCTGCCTTTCGCCCCAAACTGTTATGGATGCGCAAACCGCTCTCCATTATCGATTTATTAGCCATTCTACCCATTTTCCGGGCCTTTCGGCTGCTGCGTATCCTCCGCGTCTTGCGCATTCTCAAGCTGTTTCGTTACTCCAAACGACTCACTTTTTTTAGTTCGGTCATTGCGGAACGCTCGTTTGAACTCACCTCGCTGTTTACCCTAGCAGCTGTTGTGCTGGGCATGGTTACCCTAGCCTTTTTTATGGCCGAACGGGGCCATAATCCAGACATTACCAATCTGTGGGATGCCCTTTACTGGACCATGATCACCATCACCACGGTGGGTTATGGCGATATCAGCCCCGCCACCGATGGCGGACGGATGGTTGCCATAACCGGTACCATTGTGGGGATATGGGTAACGGTGTTGATGACCTCCATTATTGTCTCCGCCCTGACGGAGCGTATTTTTGAGTTAAAGGAACAACGTATGGAGCGGCAGATAGAAAAATTGCGTGATCACTTTATTATCTGTGGTCTCAACCTCATTGGGCAGGCCATTTGTCAAACGCTGCAAGCGGAAAACCGGCCATTCTGCGTCATTGATCGTGAGCAGGCGTTGGTGGATGAGGCCATGCGCAAAGGGTGGAACGCCATGCGGGGTGATGTATCGGACGAAACCACCTGGATACGCGCTGGGTTAATTCGTGCCCACAGTGTGATCAGTGCCATCCATGATGAAGCCACCAATGTTTACCTTATTCTGAATATTCGTGAAACACGCCCAAGTAAAGATTGTTATATCATTGTAGCGGCCAGTACCGAGACCTCCATCAAGCGGTTGATGAAGGTGGGGGCCAACCGTGCCATTTCGCCACTGTTTGATGGGGGTCAATATATGGCCTATACCGCCATGCGGCCCACGGCCTTACGTTTTTTTGATCTGGCTCTGCATCGCGCCCATACTGACTTGGAAATTGAGGAGTTGATGGTGCCTGCCAACTCAAGCTTTGCCAATGTCAGTCTGCGGGACAGCCAGATTGGTAATACCTACAATGTGATTGTTTTGGGCCATCTGCGTAACGGAGAAATGCACTTTAACCCCAATGGACATTATGTGATCCAGGGCGGGGACCTGTTGGTCTGCACCGGCCATCTGGATGATCTGGAGCGGCTTAAACAGGCCATTGACGAGTAA